In Synechococcus sp. Nb3U1, one DNA window encodes the following:
- a CDS encoding MoaD/ThiS family protein, with translation MATKILIPSPLRPYTDNQEAVEIDGSSVGEVMGNLIARYSDLKRHLYTEDGKLRNFVNVYLNDEDVRDLAQGDSTPVGEKATISIVPAIAGGF, from the coding sequence ATGGCAACCAAAATTCTGATCCCTTCCCCCTTGCGGCCCTATACCGACAATCAGGAAGCCGTCGAGATCGATGGCAGCAGCGTTGGCGAAGTGATGGGCAATTTGATCGCCCGCTACTCTGACCTGAAACGCCACCTTTACACCGAAGATGGCAAGCTGCGCAATTTCGTCAATGTTTACTTGAATGACGAAGATGTGCGGGATTTGGCCCAAGGGGATAGTACTCCCGTCGGAGAAAAGGCCACCATCAGCATTGTTCCTGCTATCGCCGGAGGGTTTTGA
- a CDS encoding M67 family metallopeptidase produces the protein MALHLLAEHLRTIRQHGEQAFPYEGCGILIGEIKAGDKLIHELWSVTNTWDQAENPLADGESSNRRFLIDPADFKRANDHAVRKGLGILGTYHSHPNHPAIPSEFDRQHAFPWGFSCVIVSVQNGKAEEVVSWILDEQDQPQREPMQVLEQSQLPSLPALAG, from the coding sequence ATGGCCCTTCACCTCCTGGCAGAACACCTGCGCACCATTCGCCAGCACGGCGAGCAAGCCTTTCCCTACGAGGGCTGCGGGATTTTGATTGGCGAGATCAAAGCGGGCGACAAGCTCATTCATGAACTTTGGTCAGTGACCAACACCTGGGATCAGGCAGAAAATCCCCTGGCTGATGGGGAATCCAGCAACCGCCGTTTTTTGATCGATCCGGCGGATTTCAAGCGAGCCAACGACCATGCGGTGCGCAAAGGTCTGGGGATCCTAGGCACCTACCACTCCCACCCCAACCATCCAGCTATACCCTCCGAATTTGATCGGCAACATGCTTTTCCCTGGGGGTTTTCCTGTGTGATTGTTAGCGTACAGAATGGCAAGGCAGAAGAGGTGGTCAGTTGGATTCTGGATGAACAGGATCAACCGCAACGGGAGCCGATGCAAGTGTTAGAGCAATCCCAGCTCCCCTCGCTCCCGGCCTTGGCTGGGTAG
- a CDS encoding DUF6464 family protein, whose translation MLDNFTAHVLENAAKRRWRERAYSRFLQDWRRQVVLLRRQRTGEFGPPLGDPSCQFSAQSVWLRCAVNPQGPCQGCIHYLPRDPKEPD comes from the coding sequence ATGTTGGACAACTTCACCGCCCATGTTCTGGAAAATGCTGCCAAGCGCCGGTGGCGGGAACGAGCTTACAGCCGTTTTTTACAAGACTGGCGACGTCAGGTGGTGTTGCTGCGCCGTCAACGGACTGGAGAATTTGGCCCGCCTTTGGGGGATCCCTCCTGTCAATTCAGTGCCCAATCAGTTTGGTTGCGCTGTGCCGTGAACCCCCAGGGGCCCTGTCAGGGCTGCATCCATTACCTCCCACGGGATCCGAAAGAACCCGATTAA
- the argH gene encoding argininosuccinate lyase produces MLPNVSIPDSTPTPTPRPWSQRFEGSLHPAIARFNASIGFDIRLLPYDLAGSLAHVQMLGACGILTLSEAEQIRQGLEQIRQEAEAGTFQPDPDAEDVHYAVEHRLVALVGEVGKKLHTGRSRNDQVGTDLRLYLRDQIDCIRTSIWQLRGVLLHLASQHIETILPGYTHLQRAQPVSLAHHLLAYEEMLWRDWQRLGQVREQVNVCPLGSGALAGTPLPIDRHLTAHLLGFERITTNSLDAVSDRDYVVEFHAAASLILVHLSRLSEEMVLWASQEFRFVTLTDACATGSSLMPQKKNPDVPELVRGKAGRVFGHLQALLVTLKGLPLAYNKDLQEDKEGLFDTVDTLRSCLEAMTILLQEGIQFQPQRMAAAVGEDFSNATDVADYLVRQGIPFRTAHDLVGQIVRVCLAEGIVLRDLSLERWKQFHPAFEEDIFAAIDPQQVVAARLSAGGTGFAVVRQALQQAQVRHRPPEQSGETGES; encoded by the coding sequence CTTCCCTATGATTTGGCTGGATCCCTAGCCCATGTGCAGATGTTAGGGGCCTGTGGCATTTTGACCCTGTCGGAGGCTGAGCAAATTCGGCAGGGGTTGGAGCAGATCCGTCAGGAAGCCGAAGCCGGAACCTTTCAGCCGGATCCCGATGCGGAGGACGTACACTACGCCGTAGAGCATCGCCTCGTGGCCCTAGTCGGGGAAGTGGGAAAAAAGCTGCACACAGGACGATCGCGCAATGACCAAGTGGGCACGGATCTGCGCCTTTATCTGCGGGATCAGATCGATTGCATCCGCACATCCATCTGGCAACTGCGGGGTGTGCTGCTACACTTGGCCAGCCAACATATCGAAACGATCCTGCCGGGGTACACCCACCTACAACGGGCACAACCCGTCAGCTTGGCCCATCATCTCCTGGCTTACGAAGAAATGCTCTGGCGAGATTGGCAACGCCTAGGCCAGGTGCGAGAGCAGGTAAATGTTTGTCCCCTCGGATCCGGCGCTTTGGCGGGGACTCCTCTGCCCATCGATCGGCATCTGACGGCTCATCTGCTGGGATTTGAGCGAATTACCACCAACAGCTTGGATGCGGTCAGTGACCGGGACTATGTGGTGGAATTTCATGCGGCGGCCAGCTTGATTTTGGTGCACCTCAGTCGCCTCTCAGAGGAAATGGTGCTGTGGGCCTCACAAGAGTTTCGCTTCGTGACCCTCACGGATGCCTGTGCCACGGGATCCAGCCTCATGCCCCAAAAGAAAAACCCCGATGTGCCGGAATTGGTGCGGGGGAAGGCAGGGCGGGTGTTTGGCCATTTGCAGGCGTTGTTGGTCACCTTGAAAGGTCTGCCGCTGGCCTACAACAAAGACCTGCAAGAGGACAAAGAAGGGCTGTTTGATACGGTCGATACCCTCAGATCCTGCTTGGAGGCGATGACGATTCTGCTGCAAGAAGGGATCCAATTTCAGCCGCAACGGATGGCCGCTGCCGTTGGGGAAGATTTCTCCAATGCAACCGATGTGGCGGATTATTTGGTGCGCCAAGGGATCCCCTTTCGGACTGCCCATGATTTGGTTGGCCAGATTGTGCGCGTTTGTTTGGCGGAAGGGATTGTATTGCGGGACTTAAGCCTGGAGCGGTGGAAGCAGTTTCACCCGGCCTTTGAGGAGGATATTTTCGCGGCTATCGATCCTCAACAGGTGGTGGCGGCCCGTCTTAGTGCCGGAGGAACCGGATTTGCTGTTGTGCGCCAAGCTTTGCAGCAGGCCCAGGTTCGACACAGACCTCCAGAACAGTCTGGCGAGACGGGAGAAAGCTGA